The stretch of DNA GTttagattttgttttttatttttattttttaaaaataatttttattttcaattttttacatttaaatttttttaaaaaataccttaTTTCTAAatgttgaaaataataaaatatatttagataatctatttttaaaatatatttaaaatttaagattcaacaagtatattttatttacctTTATCTTTTCATAGACCAAtgtcttatatatatttaattttaccagttcacaatttcaatcaatcaacaatcaattaaatttcttttccttttttattcattcacaattttattattcttttctttcctccATTCTTTCAACCCTAATTTGTAATTTCCTCCTCCTCCCGTCCTTGCTCTCCAAACCCTATCTAAACCCAATTTCTGAATCAATAGATTGATCGAATNNNNNNNNNNNNNNNNNNNNNNNNNNNNNNNNNNNNNNNNNNNNNNNNNNNNNNNNNNNNNNNNNNNNNNNNNNNNNNNNNNNNTCTCGCACAGCTCGGGGGGAGCATCTCGCGTGCTCTCCAGCAGATGAGCAATGCGACGGTGATCGACGAGAAGGTTCTGAAGGAGTGCCTCAACGAGATCACGCGAGCTCTTGTCCAGGCCGATGTTCAATTCAAGCTGGTGTGCGACATGCAGACCAACATCAAGAAGATTGTCAACCTCGAAGATCTCGCCGCTGGTCACAACAAGCGCAAAATCATCCAACAAGCTGTGTTTAACGAACTATGTAAAATGCTGGATGCTGGGAAGCCTTCTTTCACTCCAAAAAAGGGGAAGCCAAGTGTCGTCATGTTTGTTGGTTTACAAGGATCTGGAAAAACCACAACTTGTACAAAGTATGCGTATTATCATCAGAAGAAGGGCTGGAAGCCAGCACTTGTATGTGCAGATACATTCAGAGCCGGTGCATTTGATCAATTGAAGCAAAATGCCACTAAAGCTAAGATCCCTTTCTATGGAAGTTACATGGAGTCAGATCCTGTGAAAATTGCTGTGGACGGTGTAgaaagattcaaaaaagaaaactgtGATCTCATAATCGTTGATACCAGTGGACGGCACAAACAAGAAGCTGCTCTTTTTGAAGAAATGCGTCAAGTTTCAGAAGCAACGAAACCAGATCTTGTCATATTTGTTATGGATAGCAGTATCGGTCAGGCTGCTTTTGATCAGGCTCAGGCGTTTAAGCAGAGTGTTGCAGTTGGAGCTGTAATTGTTACTAAAATGGATGGCCATGCAAAGGGTGGTGGTGCTCTTAGTGCTGTTGCGGCAACAAAGAGTCCTGTCATATTCATTGGAACGGGAGAACACATGGATGAGTTTGAAGTTTTTGATGTTAAACCTTTTGTAAGCCGACTGTTAGGCATGGGTGATTGGTCTGGGTTTATGGACAAAATTCATGAAGTCGTTCCTATGGATCAACAGCCAGAACTGCTTCAAAAGCTGTCTGAAGGAAACTTCACCTTGAGGATTATGTATGAGCAGTTCCAAATCATACTTAAAATGGGCCCTATCAGCCAGGTGTTTTCCATGCTTCCAGG from Arachis duranensis cultivar V14167 chromosome 4, aradu.V14167.gnm2.J7QH, whole genome shotgun sequence encodes:
- the LOC107486564 gene encoding signal recognition particle 54 kDa protein 2 (The sequence of the model RefSeq protein was modified relative to this genomic sequence to represent the inferred CDS: added 5 bases not found in genome assembly), with amino-acid sequence MVLAQLGGSISRALQQMSNATVIDEKVLKECLNEITRALVQADVQFKLVCDMQTNIKKIVNLEDLAAGHNKRKIIQQAVFNELCKMLDAGKPSFTPKKGKPSVVMFVGLQGSGKTTTCTKYAYYHQKKGWKPALVCADTFRAGAFDQLKQNATKAKIPFYGSYMESDPVKIAVDGVERFKKENCDLIIVDTSGRHKQEAALFEEMRQVSEATKPDLVIFVMDSSIGQAAFDQAQAFKQSVAVGAVIVTKMDGHAKGGGALSAVAATKSPVIFIGTGEHMDEFEVFDVKPFVSRLLGMGDWSGFMDKIHEVVPMDQQPELLQKLSEGNFTLRIMYEQFQIILKMGPISQVFSMLPGFSAELMPKGREKENQAKIKHYMTMMDSMTNEELDSSNPKIMNESRIMRIARGSGRQVREVMDMFEGYKRLAKIRSKMKGLKFPKKGDMSALSRNMNAQQIGGMGGLQSLMKQMGSAKDMMGMFGGGN